One segment of Deinococcus multiflagellatus DNA contains the following:
- a CDS encoding damage-inducible protein DinB, translating into MSTPPLNVLQYALVGGAAFRAPAELLAGLTWADAQRPVPGVPYTLAGLLVHLAVTTRASLDLASGRAQGWPEGLAVWPEEPVNEAQFNHALTELQVALPEAQLLAQDPSQRARDILTDLAAHSAYHWGQVALLRRLYGTLPEPG; encoded by the coding sequence ATGAGCACGCCTCCGCTGAACGTCTTGCAGTACGCCCTGGTGGGCGGCGCCGCCTTCCGCGCCCCGGCCGAGTTGCTCGCTGGCCTCACCTGGGCCGACGCCCAGCGCCCTGTGCCGGGCGTGCCCTACACCCTGGCCGGGCTGCTGGTGCATCTTGCCGTGACCACCCGCGCCAGTCTGGACCTTGCCTCAGGGCGCGCGCAGGGGTGGCCCGAAGGTTTGGCAGTCTGGCCCGAGGAACCCGTCAATGAAGCTCAGTTCAACCACGCCCTGACCGAGTTGCAGGTGGCCCTGCCCGAAGCGCAGCTGCTGGCCCAGGACCCCTCCCAGCGCGCCCGCGACATCCTGACCGATCTGGCCGCCCACAGCGCCTACCACTGGGGTCAGGTGGCCCTGCTGCGCCGCCTGTACGGCACCCTGCCTGAGCCCGGGTGA
- a CDS encoding prohibitin family protein — MTDNGVKGKVGAGTPLGLKPPGRGVALAVGGLVVAALLVGQSVKVIPAGYVGVVFSALSGVKGGVLQEGIHFLVPFVDRVNLYDARLQEVTLAHNVNDGDEGAIRARSKEGLDITADVTVQFRIDRAKAAILHKELGRNYLQTVIRPQVRSKVRDAIGQFSAADIISTQRQAVEASITAALRQVFERNNLVLDSVLLRELRIPDSIAKAIEQKQTAEQQVAVERNRLQQANISAQRAVVEAEGAAKASVAKARGEAEALSLRGRALRENPQLIQLTVAEKLAPGIQTVMLPSDGNFLLDVGNLTKPKSGN, encoded by the coding sequence ATGACGGACAATGGGGTGAAGGGAAAGGTGGGCGCAGGCACGCCGCTGGGGCTGAAGCCGCCCGGGCGAGGGGTGGCGCTGGCGGTGGGTGGGCTCGTGGTGGCCGCGCTGCTGGTGGGCCAGAGCGTGAAGGTCATTCCGGCGGGCTACGTGGGCGTGGTGTTCAGTGCGCTGAGCGGGGTCAAGGGTGGCGTGCTGCAAGAAGGCATTCACTTTCTGGTGCCGTTCGTGGACCGGGTGAACCTTTACGACGCCCGCCTGCAGGAAGTGACGCTGGCCCACAACGTCAACGACGGGGATGAGGGGGCCATCCGGGCGCGCAGCAAGGAGGGGCTGGACATCACGGCGGACGTGACGGTGCAGTTCCGCATTGACCGGGCCAAGGCGGCCATTTTGCACAAGGAACTGGGGCGCAACTACCTGCAGACCGTGATTCGGCCCCAGGTGCGCAGCAAGGTGCGCGACGCCATCGGGCAGTTCAGCGCCGCCGACATCATCAGCACGCAGCGGCAAGCGGTGGAGGCCAGCATCACGGCGGCGCTGCGGCAGGTCTTCGAGCGCAACAATCTGGTGCTCGACAGCGTGTTGCTGCGCGAACTGCGCATTCCCGACAGCATCGCCAAGGCCATTGAGCAGAAGCAGACGGCCGAGCAGCAGGTGGCCGTGGAAAGAAACCGGCTGCAGCAGGCCAACATCAGCGCCCAGCGCGCGGTGGTGGAGGCCGAGGGCGCGGCCAAGGCGTCGGTGGCCAAGGCGCGCGGCGAGGCCGAGGCGCTGTCGCTGCGCGGGCGGGCCCTGCGCGAGAATCCGCAGCTGATTCAGCTGACGGTGGCCGAGAAGCTGGCCCCTGGCATTCAGACCGTGATGCTGCCCAGCGACGGCAACTTCCTGCTGGACGTGGGAAACCTGACCAAACCCAAGAGCGGCAACTGA
- the secD gene encoding protein translocase subunit SecD, translating to MTYGNNRNKDGRRTPTKRAAPTASRPNPWTGLLLVLTLLASLLYIWRPWEHRDNLWSLWGDKFQFMTLGLDLKGGLRIELAPESGTATREELDRVKTVIENRINALGVAEPTVTIAGGKRVVVEIPGATPAVQDRARNIIKQTARLEFRVVQDGAQPDQALQARNPRTGGYTLAQLGPVAATGEVIKDARAATDPQTGRWLVTFQNTDKGAQTFGDFTGKNVGKLMAVVLDDQIQSVATIQQRLFRDVQITGNFDATESQQLALVLKSGALPIKIKTEAEQAIGPTLGADAIRSGAIAALVGIGMVFVLLFVYYGFWFGLVGALGLLFSSIVIIGLLAGLGATLTLPGIAGLVLTIGAAVDGNVISFERIKEELRRGKGIKNAIGAGYDHSTAAILDVNASHLLSALALYTYSTGAVKGFAVTLMIGVVASTFSNLVFAKWFIQWLAQRRPNMSAPQWITNPRIDFIRPAPIITSLSVLLAIVGGGILATRGLNFGVDFTSGTTISVKTSAATSTEQVRAAATGAGVQKVNPQSTVIQRTVTPGLEGASYTIKVPELNRDEINRVSAAITKLPQGEKLSDETVGPAVGQELTQKTLYAVLVGMGLILVYVGFRFDFVMGLGSILAVLHDVGIVMGLYSLLGLEFTIASVAALLTLIGYSLNDSIIVSDRIRENIREMRGRPYREIVNASINQTLSRTVMTSVATMLPLLSLLIFGGPVLRDFSLVLLVGILVGTYSSIYIVAPLVVYFEEWKVRRKTGTPAKA from the coding sequence GTGACTTACGGCAACAACCGAAACAAAGACGGGCGCCGCACCCCGACCAAACGCGCGGCCCCCACCGCCAGCCGACCCAATCCCTGGACCGGCCTGCTGCTGGTGCTGACCCTGCTCGCCAGCCTGCTGTACATCTGGCGCCCCTGGGAACACCGCGACAACCTGTGGTCCCTGTGGGGCGACAAGTTCCAGTTCATGACGCTGGGCCTGGACCTCAAGGGCGGGCTGCGTATTGAGCTGGCCCCCGAAAGCGGCACCGCCACCCGTGAAGAGCTGGACCGGGTGAAGACGGTGATCGAAAACCGCATCAACGCGCTGGGCGTGGCCGAACCCACGGTGACCATTGCCGGCGGCAAGCGCGTGGTCGTGGAGATCCCTGGCGCCACCCCGGCGGTGCAGGACCGGGCGCGCAACATCATCAAGCAGACCGCGCGCCTGGAATTCCGCGTGGTGCAGGACGGCGCGCAGCCGGATCAGGCCCTGCAGGCCCGCAACCCGCGCACCGGGGGCTACACCCTGGCGCAGCTGGGACCGGTGGCCGCCACCGGTGAAGTGATCAAGGACGCCCGGGCCGCCACCGATCCGCAGACCGGGCGCTGGCTGGTGACCTTCCAGAACACTGACAAGGGCGCGCAGACCTTTGGCGACTTCACCGGCAAGAACGTGGGCAAGCTGATGGCCGTGGTGCTGGACGACCAGATCCAGTCGGTGGCCACCATTCAGCAGCGCCTCTTCCGTGACGTGCAGATCACCGGCAATTTCGATGCCACCGAGTCGCAGCAGTTGGCGCTGGTGCTCAAATCGGGCGCGCTGCCCATCAAGATCAAGACGGAGGCCGAGCAGGCCATCGGGCCGACGCTGGGCGCCGACGCCATTCGCAGCGGGGCCATTGCCGCGCTGGTGGGCATCGGCATGGTCTTCGTGCTGCTGTTCGTGTACTACGGCTTCTGGTTCGGCCTGGTGGGCGCGCTGGGCCTGCTGTTTTCCAGCATCGTGATTATCGGCCTGCTGGCGGGCCTGGGCGCCACGCTGACGCTGCCGGGCATCGCGGGTCTGGTGCTGACCATCGGCGCGGCCGTGGACGGCAACGTGATTTCCTTTGAGCGCATCAAGGAAGAGCTGCGCAGGGGCAAGGGCATCAAGAACGCCATCGGGGCAGGCTACGACCACTCCACCGCGGCCATTCTGGACGTGAACGCCTCGCACCTGCTCTCGGCGCTGGCGCTATACACCTACTCCACGGGCGCCGTCAAAGGCTTCGCCGTGACCCTGATGATCGGCGTGGTGGCCTCCACCTTCTCGAACCTCGTGTTCGCCAAGTGGTTCATTCAGTGGCTGGCGCAGCGCAGGCCCAACATGAGCGCGCCGCAGTGGATCACCAACCCGCGCATTGACTTTATTCGCCCGGCGCCGATCATCACGAGCCTCAGCGTGCTGCTGGCGATTGTGGGCGGCGGCATTCTGGCCACACGCGGCCTGAACTTCGGCGTGGACTTCACCAGCGGCACCACCATCTCGGTCAAGACCAGCGCGGCCACCTCCACCGAGCAGGTGCGCGCCGCCGCCACCGGGGCGGGCGTGCAGAAGGTGAACCCGCAGAGCACGGTGATTCAGCGCACCGTGACCCCGGGCCTGGAAGGGGCGTCGTACACCATCAAGGTGCCCGAACTGAACCGCGACGAGATCAACCGCGTTTCGGCCGCCATCACCAAACTGCCGCAGGGCGAGAAACTGTCGGATGAAACGGTGGGCCCGGCGGTGGGCCAGGAACTCACCCAGAAGACCCTCTACGCCGTGCTGGTGGGCATGGGCCTGATTCTGGTGTACGTGGGCTTCCGCTTTGACTTCGTGATGGGCCTGGGCAGCATTCTGGCGGTGCTGCACGACGTGGGCATCGTGATGGGGCTGTATTCGCTGCTGGGGCTGGAATTTACGATTGCCAGCGTGGCGGCCCTGCTGACCCTGATCGGCTACTCGCTGAACGACTCGATCATCGTCTCTGACCGTATCCGCGAGAACATCCGCGAGATGCGCGGGCGGCCCTACCGCGAGATCGTGAATGCCTCGATCAACCAGACGCTCTCGCGCACGGTCATGACCTCGGTGGCCACCATGCTGCCGCTGCTGAGCCTGCTGATTTTCGGCGGCCCGGTGCTGCGCGACTTTTCACTCGTGCTGCTGGTGGGCATCCTGGTGGGCACGTACTCCAGCATCTACATCGTGGCGCCGCTGGTGGTGTACTTCGAGGAATGGAAGGTCCGCCGCAAGACGGGTACCCCGGCCAAAGCGTAA
- a CDS encoding response regulator produces the protein MTHDTPPPTAIQILLVEDSEPDILLTQEAFAEAGITNELSVARDGVEALERLRTPGAMPRPDVILLDINMPRMNGLEFLREIKRDPQLMTIPVIMLTTSEAEEDILRSYEAFAASYVVKPVDFDRFYSAIQALGRYMVTIVRVPGPGEATGRRSA, from the coding sequence ATGACGCACGACACCCCGCCCCCCACCGCCATTCAGATTCTTCTGGTCGAGGACAGCGAGCCGGACATCCTGCTGACCCAGGAGGCGTTTGCCGAAGCGGGCATCACCAATGAGCTGTCTGTGGCGCGTGATGGGGTCGAGGCGCTGGAGCGCCTGCGCACCCCCGGCGCCATGCCCCGGCCAGATGTGATTCTGCTGGACATCAACATGCCGCGCATGAACGGCCTGGAGTTTCTGCGCGAGATCAAGCGCGACCCCCAGCTGATGACCATTCCCGTCATCATGCTGACCACCAGCGAGGCCGAAGAGGACATTCTGCGCTCCTACGAGGCTTTTGCTGCCAGTTACGTGGTCAAGCCGGTGGACTTTGACCGGTTCTACTCGGCTATTCAGGCCCTCGGGCGCTACATGGTCACCATCGTGCGGGTGCCAGGGCCCGGTGAGGCCACGGGGCGGCGCTCGGCCTAA
- a CDS encoding glycoside hydrolase family 3 protein produces MTSLPQPGELLMVDIPGPTLDDDTADHLQRCGIRSVCLFGKNVQSEPQLRALCADLRAVLGAGALIAMDHEGGAILRPTFWPFAPGAMTLGAADDPALTGAVSAALARQLRRVGVNWNFAPVLDVNVNPANPVIGERAFGADPAAVIRHGRAALRGHAGAGVAACVKHFPGHGDTVLDSHLALPTVPKPRAALDATELAPFRALLPEAPAVMTAHIVYPALDPQHPATLSRAILTDLLRRDWGYEGVIVTDSMGMQAIDGHYGRGEAAVLALGAGADLVMALGRREAQDATLAAVAEALATGRLDPAQMTASLGRLRALAQTFPAQVAPTPDPGADEALFARAWAAGLTAYRTPQAPPPGSRILLVAHRTPERHNVSEAGADAETLARELGTVYDVHLHPFERPEELDWPALRAHGKPIILATTARHRAPALQGAQPDLHLALYNPYAALDVDAPALITYGFRPEARRAVLAWLRGEQTADGKAPF; encoded by the coding sequence GTGACCTCCCTGCCCCAGCCCGGCGAACTGCTGATGGTGGATATTCCTGGCCCCACCCTGGACGACGACACCGCCGACCACCTGCAGCGCTGCGGCATCCGCAGCGTGTGCCTGTTTGGCAAGAACGTGCAGAGCGAGCCCCAGTTGCGCGCCCTGTGCGCGGACCTGCGCGCCGTGCTGGGCGCCGGCGCCCTGATCGCCATGGACCACGAAGGCGGCGCGATCCTGCGCCCGACGTTCTGGCCCTTTGCCCCGGGGGCCATGACGCTGGGCGCCGCCGACGACCCCGCACTGACCGGGGCCGTGAGCGCCGCCCTGGCCCGGCAGCTGCGCCGGGTGGGCGTGAACTGGAACTTCGCCCCGGTGCTGGACGTGAACGTGAACCCTGCCAACCCGGTGATTGGCGAGCGGGCCTTCGGGGCCGACCCCGCCGCCGTGATCCGGCACGGCCGCGCGGCGCTGCGGGGCCACGCCGGGGCCGGGGTGGCCGCCTGCGTCAAGCATTTTCCCGGCCACGGCGATACGGTGCTGGACAGCCATCTTGCCCTGCCTACCGTGCCCAAACCCCGCGCCGCGCTGGACGCCACCGAACTGGCCCCCTTCCGCGCCCTGCTGCCCGAAGCCCCGGCGGTGATGACCGCCCACATCGTGTATCCCGCCCTGGACCCCCAGCACCCCGCCACCCTGTCGCGGGCGATTCTGACTGACCTGCTGCGCCGCGACTGGGGCTACGAGGGCGTGATCGTCACCGACTCTATGGGCATGCAGGCCATCGACGGCCACTACGGGCGCGGCGAGGCGGCGGTGCTGGCCCTGGGGGCCGGTGCTGATCTGGTGATGGCCCTGGGCCGCCGCGAGGCGCAGGACGCCACCCTGGCCGCTGTGGCCGAGGCCCTGGCCACGGGCCGCCTGGACCCCGCGCAGATGACCGCCAGCCTGGGCCGCCTGCGCGCCCTGGCCCAGACGTTTCCCGCCCAGGTGGCCCCCACCCCCGACCCCGGGGCCGATGAAGCCCTGTTTGCCCGCGCCTGGGCCGCTGGCCTGACCGCCTACCGCACGCCCCAGGCCCCCCCGCCCGGCTCGCGCATCCTGTTGGTGGCTCACCGCACTCCTGAACGCCACAACGTCAGCGAGGCCGGCGCCGACGCCGAGACCCTGGCCCGCGAACTGGGCACCGTCTACGACGTGCACCTCCACCCCTTCGAACGCCCGGAAGAGCTGGACTGGCCGGCCCTGCGCGCCCACGGAAAGCCCATCATTCTGGCGACGACCGCCCGTCACCGCGCCCCGGCCCTTCAGGGCGCCCAGCCGGACCTGCACCTCGCCCTGTACAACCCCTACGCCGCTCTGGATGTGGACGCCCCGGCCCTGATCACCTACGGCTTTCGTCCGGAAGCCCGCCGGGCCGTGCTGGCGTGGCTGCGCGGCGAGCAGACCGCTGACGGAAAGGCACCGTTCTGA
- a CDS encoding MBL fold metallo-hydrolase, whose product MTWLKQRQFGDVRVHSLTDGQFRLDGGAMFGSVPKVLWERVAPADELNRIRLRINPLLIQLGGENILVETGFWDQGGEKFEAMYALERDESVFRGLGAVGLRPEDIHLVINTHLHFDHAGRNVTLSGEPTFPNARYVVQQQELHDARHTHERNRASYVPATIDPIADAGLFEVVDGEHELRPGLSVLPLPGHNLGQQGVVLRAGGQMLVYVADLIPTLAHAPVPYIMGYDLYPVTTLETRKRYLGQWFEEGAVICTPHDPEVAFAQLQANPKGGFVLKGGE is encoded by the coding sequence ATGACCTGGCTCAAGCAGCGGCAGTTTGGCGACGTGCGCGTGCATTCCCTCACCGATGGGCAGTTTCGCCTCGACGGCGGCGCCATGTTCGGCAGCGTGCCCAAGGTGCTGTGGGAACGGGTGGCCCCCGCCGATGAACTCAACCGCATCCGCCTGCGCATCAACCCTTTGCTGATTCAGCTGGGCGGCGAGAACATCCTCGTGGAAACCGGCTTCTGGGACCAGGGCGGCGAGAAGTTCGAGGCCATGTACGCCCTTGAGCGCGACGAAAGCGTTTTTCGCGGCTTAGGCGCCGTGGGCCTACGCCCCGAGGACATTCACCTCGTGATCAACACCCACCTGCACTTTGACCACGCCGGGCGCAACGTGACCCTGAGCGGCGAGCCCACCTTCCCCAACGCCCGCTATGTGGTGCAGCAGCAGGAGTTGCATGACGCCCGCCACACCCACGAACGCAACCGCGCCAGCTATGTGCCGGCCACCATTGACCCCATTGCCGACGCGGGGCTGTTCGAGGTGGTGGACGGCGAACACGAGTTGCGCCCTGGCCTCAGCGTTCTGCCCCTGCCCGGCCACAACCTGGGCCAGCAGGGCGTGGTGCTGCGCGCCGGCGGGCAGATGCTGGTGTACGTGGCCGACCTGATCCCCACCCTGGCCCACGCACCGGTGCCGTACATCATGGGCTACGACCTGTACCCGGTGACCACCCTGGAAACCCGCAAGCGCTACCTGGGCCAGTGGTTTGAAGAAGGCGCCGTCATCTGCACCCCCCACGACCCCGAGGTTGCCTTTGCCCAGTTGCAGGCGAATCCGAAGGGCGGTTTTGTGCTGAAAGGCGGTGAGTAG
- a CDS encoding YchJ family protein gives MALAFPPFKSCPCGSGRSYAHCCSPLHAGAAAQSPEALMRSRYCAYALGDAGYVLRTWHPDTRPAELTLQPGTRYVGLRVHRAAGEEVEFTAQLKLPGGERYSFRERSVFRQEGGQWFYLREAETAEVGTGARAAP, from the coding sequence ATGGCGCTGGCCTTTCCCCCGTTCAAATCGTGCCCGTGTGGGTCTGGGCGCAGTTACGCCCACTGCTGCTCGCCGCTGCACGCGGGCGCGGCGGCCCAGAGCCCGGAAGCGCTGATGCGCTCGCGCTACTGCGCCTACGCGCTGGGGGACGCCGGGTACGTGCTGCGCACATGGCACCCGGACACGCGCCCGGCGGAGCTCACGCTGCAGCCAGGCACGCGCTACGTGGGCCTGCGCGTTCACCGCGCGGCGGGCGAAGAGGTGGAATTCACCGCGCAGCTGAAACTGCCCGGCGGCGAGCGCTACAGCTTCCGCGAGCGCAGCGTGTTCCGGCAGGAGGGCGGGCAGTGGTTCTACCTGCGCGAGGCCGAAACGGCCGAGGTGGGAACGGGCGCCCGCGCCGCCCCGTAG
- a CDS encoding TrmH family RNA methyltransferase, whose product MTAPAPITSLQNPQIKRLVRLRERRERERSGTILIEGARELSRALQAGVRPESVFSCPALHSPEAAALAPTLGPVTELSRAAFDKVSGREHPDGLLALAPTPHPTLPEPGPQAVTVVLHGLEKPGNVGAILRSADAAGAHSVLVLGRGADPYGPNVIRASQGSVFALPVAVLDEAEALAWLSARGFTTFACTPDAPRTYWDAPLTGRVALLLGTEHEGLPGEWRRADHALSIPMQGRGADSLNVATAAALMLYECARQRRTPQQEAV is encoded by the coding sequence ATGACCGCGCCCGCCCCCATCACCTCCCTGCAAAATCCGCAGATCAAGCGGCTCGTGCGCCTGCGCGAGCGGCGCGAACGCGAGCGCAGCGGCACCATCCTGATCGAAGGCGCGCGCGAACTGTCCCGCGCCCTGCAAGCCGGCGTGCGCCCCGAAAGCGTGTTTTCCTGCCCCGCCCTGCACAGCCCCGAAGCCGCCGCGCTGGCCCCCACCCTGGGCCCGGTCACCGAACTGAGCCGCGCCGCCTTTGACAAGGTCAGTGGCCGTGAGCACCCCGACGGCCTGCTGGCCCTGGCCCCCACACCGCACCCCACGCTGCCCGAACCCGGGCCCCAGGCGGTCACGGTGGTCCTGCACGGCCTGGAAAAACCCGGCAACGTGGGCGCCATCCTGCGCAGCGCCGACGCCGCCGGGGCCCACAGCGTGCTGGTGCTGGGCCGGGGCGCCGACCCCTACGGCCCCAATGTGATCCGCGCCTCGCAGGGCAGCGTGTTTGCCCTGCCGGTGGCGGTGCTGGACGAGGCAGAGGCCCTGGCGTGGCTCTCGGCGCGCGGCTTTACCACCTTTGCCTGTACCCCCGACGCCCCGCGCACCTACTGGGACGCGCCCCTGACGGGCCGCGTGGCCCTGCTGCTGGGCACCGAGCACGAGGGCCTGCCCGGCGAGTGGCGCCGCGCCGACCACGCCCTGAGCATTCCCATGCAGGGCCGGGGCGCCGATTCCCTGAATGTCGCCACCGCCGCCGCCCTGATGCTGTACGAATGCGCCCGCCAGCGCCGCACCCCGCAACAGGAGGCCGTATGA
- a CDS encoding NAD(P)-dependent oxidoreductase, which yields MTTTAFLGLGAMGFPMAAHLAQRAAAQGGRALVWNRTAARAAAHAAQHGSEAVNLSGAAQADMVLTCLPTSAEVDEVLTTLAPRLRPGTVWVDCTSGHPEAARRQAAALAERGVTFLDAPVSGGTNGAQAGTLTVMVGGDEVALQRVAPELAFAGKVVHVGGSGAGFAVKAVNNALLAVNLWAAGEGLAVLGRAGVDLGAALGVINASSGRSNATENLIGQRVLTREFPATFALGLLAKDAGIAAELTGAVKGSAPVLAQVAALVRGAAGVVGPDADHTAALKLIEAMNGLELK from the coding sequence ATGACCACCACGGCATTTCTGGGACTGGGCGCGATGGGTTTTCCCATGGCGGCGCATCTGGCACAGCGGGCGGCGGCGCAGGGGGGCCGCGCGCTGGTGTGGAACCGCACGGCCGCGCGGGCGGCGGCGCACGCGGCGCAGCACGGCAGCGAGGCGGTGAATCTGAGCGGGGCCGCCCAGGCCGACATGGTGCTCACCTGCCTGCCCACCAGCGCCGAGGTGGACGAGGTGCTGACCACACTGGCCCCCAGGTTGCGGCCCGGCACCGTGTGGGTGGACTGCACCAGCGGGCACCCGGAGGCCGCGCGGCGGCAGGCGGCGGCCCTGGCCGAACGCGGCGTGACCTTTCTGGACGCCCCGGTGAGCGGCGGCACGAACGGCGCCCAGGCCGGCACCCTGACGGTCATGGTGGGTGGGGACGAAGTGGCCCTGCAGCGCGTGGCGCCGGAACTGGCCTTTGCAGGCAAGGTGGTGCATGTGGGCGGCAGCGGCGCGGGCTTCGCGGTGAAGGCGGTGAACAACGCCCTGCTGGCCGTGAACCTGTGGGCGGCGGGCGAGGGGCTGGCGGTGCTGGGGCGCGCGGGGGTGGACCTGGGCGCGGCCCTGGGCGTGATCAACGCCAGCAGCGGGCGCAGCAACGCCACCGAGAACCTGATCGGCCAGCGGGTGCTGACGCGCGAGTTTCCCGCCACCTTTGCCCTGGGGCTGCTGGCCAAGGATGCCGGGATTGCCGCCGAATTGACGGGCGCCGTGAAGGGCAGCGCGCCTGTGCTGGCGCAGGTGGCGGCCCTGGTGCGCGGCGCAGCCGGCGTGGTGGGCCCAGACGCCGACCACACGGCCGCGCTGAAGCTGATTGAGGCGATGAACGGCCTGGAATTGAAGTAA
- the argC gene encoding N-acetyl-gamma-glutamyl-phosphate reductase, translating into MSLHEQKTVAIVGGSGYAGGEFLRLALGHPHLQVTQVTSERSAGTPVSLVHPNLRGRTNLKFRKAAELDEADILVLALPHGHAAKRLAEFEGKARVIVDLSADFRLKDPAVYQATYGEPHPTPERLDEWVYGNPELRREALRGATRIACAGCFATSVILALYPLLKLGVLLPRDIIATGLVGSSAAGASATDGSHHPERAGSLRVYKPVGHRHTAEAQQELPGHFPLHLTAISTPRVRGILTTAHAWIPDGYSDRDVWSAYREVYGQEPFIRIVKVARGIHRYPDPMLLDGTNYCDLGFEMDMDTGRVVLMSAIDNLVKGTAGHAIQSLNVALGWPETTGLEFAGLHPA; encoded by the coding sequence ATGAGCCTACACGAGCAGAAGACGGTCGCCATTGTGGGGGGCAGCGGATACGCAGGCGGGGAATTCCTGCGGCTGGCGCTGGGGCACCCGCACCTGCAGGTCACGCAGGTAACCAGTGAGCGTAGCGCCGGCACGCCGGTCAGTCTGGTGCATCCCAACCTGCGCGGGCGCACCAACCTTAAGTTCCGCAAGGCGGCCGAGTTAGATGAAGCCGACATTCTGGTGCTGGCGCTGCCGCACGGGCACGCCGCCAAACGGCTGGCGGAATTCGAGGGCAAGGCGCGGGTGATCGTGGACCTGTCGGCCGATTTCCGGCTGAAGGACCCGGCTGTGTATCAGGCCACCTACGGCGAGCCGCACCCCACGCCGGAGCGGCTGGATGAATGGGTGTACGGCAACCCGGAGCTGCGCCGCGAGGCGTTGCGCGGCGCAACCCGGATTGCCTGCGCGGGCTGCTTTGCCACCAGCGTGATTCTGGCCCTATACCCGCTGCTGAAGCTGGGCGTGCTGCTGCCGAGGGACATCATTGCCACCGGGCTGGTAGGGTCCAGCGCGGCGGGGGCCAGCGCCACGGACGGCAGCCACCACCCGGAGCGGGCGGGCAGTCTGCGGGTGTACAAGCCGGTGGGCCACCGCCACACCGCCGAGGCGCAGCAGGAACTCCCCGGGCACTTTCCGCTGCACCTGACGGCCATCTCCACGCCGCGCGTGCGCGGCATCCTGACCACCGCCCACGCCTGGATTCCCGACGGCTACAGCGACCGCGACGTGTGGAGCGCCTACCGCGAGGTCTATGGCCAGGAGCCGTTTATCCGCATCGTGAAGGTGGCCCGGGGCATTCACCGCTACCCGGACCCCATGCTGCTGGACGGCACGAACTACTGCGACCTGGGCTTCGAGATGGACATGGACACCGGCCGCGTGGTCCTGATGAGCGCCATTGACAATCTGGTCAAGGGCACGGCCGGCCACGCCATTCAGAGCCTGAACGTGGCCCTGGGGTGGCCAGAGACGACGGGGCTGGAGTTCGCGGGGCTGCACCCGGCGTAG
- a CDS encoding extracellular solute-binding protein, with the protein MNLSSAVAVKLAQKKPHFALPLSPFPLKGKVLGVPWDWAPRVVAHTTALFRMARLAPNVPPRTIQTLMAGAKQIKDETGLPGWMPNIHGLKGGQARAQ; encoded by the coding sequence GTGAACCTCAGCAGCGCGGTGGCGGTCAAGCTGGCGCAGAAGAAGCCGCACTTCGCCTTGCCGCTCAGCCCCTTTCCCTTGAAGGGCAAGGTGTTGGGCGTGCCCTGGGACTGGGCGCCCAGGGTGGTGGCCCACACCACCGCCCTCTTCCGCATGGCGAGGCTGGCCCCCAATGTCCCCCCGCGCACCATCCAGACCCTGATGGCGGGGGCCAAGCAGATCAAGGACGAAACCGGGCTGCCCGGCTGGATGCCGAACATTCACGGCCTCAAAGGAGGCCAGGCGCGTGCCCAGTAG